CCCAATAGAACCAGCTTAACTACACttgagcatgtttttgcaacttGTCTGCACACTGAGGActatttgttgtatttactAGCAAGTGTAAATGTGGAGTTTTAGTGCTTTATACTGATTCTACTGGGCTGTCAACATGAAAATGTTTCAGGTAAAAATggcttccagagtgggaaaatgTGAAAACACCGTTTTGCCTTTTGTATGTCGTGTAGACAGTCATTCTCTACTTTCTGAAAATGATATTATCACCCTGTGACCAGAAGTGACAagccaacacacaaacataatcGCTGCATATTTTGACTGGCATGACTCACCCCAGTTGACATTCTcatgatattttgttgttttattctcCAAAATGACTCGCAGTAAATCCACTCTTGATCAGTCTAAACAAGCCGAAGACAACGCttatgtgcatgtgttctttCTCCTTCTATAGTTTGGTGTGTCACGTGGTTCCTTCCGCATGTCTGTTTACAGCGATACGTGTGGGTgggccttttttttcccatttacaTTGTTTTCCCCCAGTGATCTGTTCCCATCTGGATGCGACTATTTATTAATCCGACGCAATGTAGCTGcaatttttttccaacattcaaaaataaatacatttccatGTGGAAAGTAGAGGAATCCCTTATTTATTCCAGTTAATTAGTTCTACACCCAACCGTGAaattctgtgaagtaggattctttatttgtaaatgaaatatttgcgtagttagaacatagataacctgtttacgaccttttaaatgtgggttttaacataattagagccctctatacatgaaataacacccctttaGCCACCATTATAATCAGATTATCCAATATAAATAAGATATTGATATGTTCCCTAGACAAGCAGGGtggcaggtggacaggaagtgatgtcagggttcagagttgaattttagcTTGGCATCTGTTACGGctacaacagtagcccatgtttttattagggattattgatcaagtctggtgcttgtgtgtctcaaacGTGACTATTTTAGTtagtttagccatttttaggcttGGAAATGGTTAATTTCGGCAAAAAGAAGTACAGTGTGTTTAAATATGCGAATTttgtactaataataggccatattcaaccacaaaatagcatgatttattaatatattactgaaaaatcacaaaaatcaaACGCAAAGGACGactttatatgcatttttaccGTGATGTCTTATTCCAATATCCTGAATATACAACATTGTAAATGGACATAACCAAGCTACTCCATTTAGAAGAGAGAAAAGTTGTTAAAAAATTTGTTTATGCAACACAATTTCATGTGTGTTAGAGCCTCATAAATATTAACACTGGAGGCAAGATGAGCAGAACTCGAGATGAAAATGACgacttatttaatattttttgttagcCTCTGTACTCAGTTGATTTTAGCATCAAACGTgggtgttttgttgttgaagaattaCAGTCTGACTGCAGAGTTTGTACAGTAGataatgaaatgtttttcatatttatcaATTACTGTCTATTCCAGTAAAGTTGATTTAAAATACCAAAACATACTTCATCACAAATTATCATTCGGGTGGAGTGTAGGTCAAAAAGGatgcaatgttgtttttgtatttttttttattttgtaatatgaccAATACTTTTCATATTCAAGTGTGTATGAAAAAAGTCACTGGTTCCTTAAAAAGCTAAATACAATAAGCATTGGATCAAGGCACATACAAGACTGGCCAAAGGGCATACAATGCACTTTGGTTTTCATACTTGAACAGGTAATTTCAAATTGtggtaacaaaaacatgttcactttgaaaataatataaaatagtagTTCTATTACGGGATCGCTGACACTGTGATCTTGCTAGTGTATATTTGGCCTCTTGACTTTAATGACGTAGGGTACACGGTACTAAAGAATGCCGCCATTGTCATTTGGCCATTGTTGACTTGTACAAATAGAGacggtggggtggggtgggggggtcctgtGTCAGCCTGTCCTGTCCTCTTGTTTTGAGGAGCGAAGAGTCCCTTTAAAGTCGATGTGCTTTATCTGCCCTGTGCTGTGGCCTACAATCCTATCCGAAAAAGACGCCACTCGTGTCCTGCTGGGGGGTTGCTCTGCTGTGTTACCCACTTGCAACAAAATACACACTTAAAGTAGAGAAGTAAAGCATGGCACCTCATCTGTAGTGATTTGTATCACATACAAATTAGAACTATATTCTTGGTCAGTAGTAAATGAGACAGCTCACTGCTGTTTGTTCTCAAGACGGCAACATGCCTGATTTGTGAATTTTATTGATCTGTACTGTACTCTTAGTTTTTAAGTTATGccatttttttgccttttgtttTTCAGACAGCCACAACGTGAAAATAATGACCTGTGCTTTATACTTACAAGGTTTTCTAAAGTCTGATTGTTCAACACAGCAATGAAAACCCACTTTCACAGTTGACAAGTCATCATATCTCAGTAGAACATAGTTTCTTTTTAGTTGGTCGATCGTTTTTAAgcaaaggaaatacagtacaaattACTACAAATCCCTAAAATATAATCGCAGTACTATACCCACTGATGGTTCAGTGATGTCCTGCAGATGGAACGTTCTCAGTCTTCATAAAATGtccttaaatataaattatatggcAAATGTACAGAACCTTGCTTTTTTTAGACTTATGATCCAGTGTTTTGTAAAAGTCTTGCCAAAATGTCTCTGTCGAAGAGCGCACACTCATCACCAATGTCCATGTGCAATATCATGAATGGGAATAGTCTGAATCTGGTATTCCACTGTCTCTGTAGCTCCTGTTGTTAATACTGTTCTCGCTGTGTGGGCTCTTGTATAAACTCAGGCCATTCGGTGGAAAGATTGTGTGTATCACAAATTCCTCCTTGGACACAGGCAGGTGATTTATAGGAATCATTTGAAAAGAAGTCTCTCTTATTTCTAGAATTGAGTTGTCCTTCTTTGTGCCAGCTTCGGCATAGTCATCCTTTCTCCGGCGGCCTTTGTTGTAGGTGCAGTTTCTGGAAAAAATTGACCCATTTCTGTGGACGTACCAGCACACCAATGCCAACATGATTATTGCCAAAAGTGCGACGGCTCCTCCAATGATGGCAGCTAAAGGCAGACTGGAATTTTTGTAAGGTTCTTTCTCCTGCTCTCTGTTTAAAGTTGTGGTCGGTTTGTATGATTTATGAGTGCCGGTCTCGGTCTCTATGCAAACGGGGGTCTCGTCGGATAGGTAGATGTTGCTGGTCTCCATGGGAACCATACATATCCTGTAGGAAGACTCTGGCTCCAGTGCTGTGAGGAGGTACTCCGTTCTCTCCCCTTGCACAATTGTCTCTGTGATGGAGCCAAATGCGGGGCTGTGTCCCAGCTTGAGCCAGCTGAGCCGTAGAGCAGTCATGGGCTGTGATACCCTCCATGATATGTGAATTGTATCTGCGCTACTTGACTTCACACTGATTTTGATGATCTTCCTGCCGATTGCGGTGGTAGTGCCGTGGTAATTTTTGCCCATGTTTGGTCCCTTTACTGCAGGTCTTTTAGTCACAAATGACGGCCACTGGGGCTGTGAGGGGCGCAAAGTGTTCGAGACTGTGCTTGTCTCATATGTAGGCATAAGTTCTGAATCTGTGCAGTCAAACATGTCTGTACTTAAGTCTTTCAGTGCCATGCCTTTGACCTTATCAGGGCCTTGGCACATGAAGCCTCGTACATTCACTTTTGAGGGTAACGACCGGAGCCAGTCACGTACCCATTTCATCCTGCACGTGCATTGCCAGGGGTTGTTGCGTAGCAAAAGCTGCGTGAGATTGTCTAGATCTTCAAATACACCTTGCGGGAGGCTACTCAGGTTGTTACCAGAAAGGTCCAAGCGATATAATTGCCGAAGAAACGCAAACGCTCCAGGTGGTACCCTATTAATGTGATTATCTTGAAGCTGCAGCTTCTCCAAACTCGTTCCTGGCAGGTTAGCTGGTGGTGATGTCAGGGAGTTCCTCACAAGCGAGAGCTCAGTCAAGTTAATCAAGTTGATGAAAGCCATCTCCCCAATCCCGCGGTTATTGAGTAGGTTACCGTCCAAGATTAGCCGTTTCAGGTTGATGAGATCTTGCAGCGACTGTTCTGAGATTGATGAGATGCGGTTGTCTTCAAAGCGCAACTCCTCAATGCTCATGGGTAGACCCGAAGGGATGGTGCTTAAGTGGTTTCTAGAGAGGAAAAGCAATCTAAGGTGATTACTGTCCCTGAACGCCCCTTCCTCTATGCTGACCGCTGATACTGAATTATCGTCCAGGTGCAGTTCCTCAATGTAGGGTATCTGGGCTAAAGAGTCATGTGTAATCATACGGATGTTGTTCTCCTGGAGATGAAGCTCTTTCAGCCCAAGCGGAAGATTAGTAGGGAACTCGTCTAGATTGTTGCAGTAAAGGTAGATCTTCTCTACATTTGTGAGCCTGCGTAGCTCTGTGGGAATTCCTGAGCTCTTTATGCGATTGTTTTGCAGGAAGAGCACTGTTGCATCCAGGGGTAAACCAGTAGGAATGGAAGTCAGGCCACGGTCATTACAGTAGATGAAGGTCTCATCACAGCGGCAGGCAGAGGGACATGAGGCAGAGGTCACCAGTGGGTTAGCAAGACCCAGCAGCAGTCCAACCCTGATGAGGGAGAGGATAAAGGCCTTGCATTGACGCACCATCTTGAAGCTGTGTTGCTCTGCAGTCTAATCACTCAAGAGCCCCTGGGGAGAAGACACAGGAATACATTTAATGCACAAGGCTTTTAAaaggtcaggaaaaaaaatccctgtTCTTCTATTTACTTGGTGAAATCACACCTGCACCACATTTTAGATGAAATATTTGAAAGGGTCAGTTTGAACTCTTCCTCTTGAAAATGACTGTGAATGGTACTTGGTTGGTTTTGTGCCTGATTTATGATAATACACACAAGTAGGTATAAAACCAACCTGCATTAGTGAGTGCTTGTTTCATGCTTTCTATGAATTGCATCTCTGTTCCTAAAGGCTAGAATTTTCTGCAAACCAGACGTGTGAAATTTAATAGCGTTCCCCCGTTTGTCTTACACGCTTCGGTACCTCAAGGCTGCCTTTCATTGGTACATACCAAATCGGAAAACAAAGTAGTGCTTTGTTGAGTTACTGTTCCAGTGCTGACGTACAATTAAAGTTATGTCGGTGTatgtaaaatagaaaaaaagtagtaaaatatATCTAACGGACATTTTACATGGGTCAGACAATGCACAGAATTATAATGTAATTCCTTCCACCAATGGCAATCACTTTTAGATATATAACTATATTGCTTTGTTATACGATCTGATTCAAACTACACACTTCATTATGAATTGCTGTTCTGTCAGTGAGACATTTTTGCATACCTGATTTATACAAGGTGGTAAATCCTTTCCGCTCGCCAAAAATCCAATCAAGAAGTTCTTCTGTTATTATCCTTTCTGAAAAGAAAAGTTTGTCTGAGGGCTTCCCTGTGATATCCTGACTGGACGGTGTTTGGAGAGCTGATCCTTGTTTGGACGATGACCTCCTCTGTGTTGTCAGAGGCTCATGCTTCCGCTGCCTTTACCATGACAGATAAGCTTGTTGAATAAGCATCCCCTCTCAGTGACAAAGCCTGTGCTGTGcgataatattaaaaatcctAATGGGTGTTGAATTTGTCAAACTCAGTAGCCATAACCGTagattagaattttttttttttcagtgttatgACAATCTTGTGAGCTATTGGATAGGCTCCTTTCTGCAATCAGCCCCGGCATTCATGATGAGTTGACGCAAAGCTGGTCTGAGCCATGCCAGTCCCCTTTGCTGCAGGCGCAATCAAGGCCTGTTCGCTTATGTACTCCAGCTCGCAAAGGTAACCGGAATCCTCTTCTCCGCTGTCAAGcgtgaatatatatattaatccTAGGCTCCCAGCCTCGGTCCCGAATGTGGATGAATGTAGACGAAGGGGAAAGGTGCTTGTCGTTTCAGGTCGAGCCTCCCTCATGCATCTGGAACTTGATTCATGCTGTGCCCTTTTCACACCTGAGTTGGTGTTctaaaaaagaagagaaaaaaagaaaagtaattAGGACACATATACTTTCAACAATAAACAATGCATTTTTAGGTAAACCTTTTTGTTCTAGGATTTTAAAAGCTTTTGTGCATCACTTTGTATATTTGAATcagtttttgtgcaaaaaaataaataaaagaaatacagtaaaagtaattatgTTGATTAAAAAACCTAATTAAACAATAATATGTGATATACTCCTGATTGTATCATTTGacagcttttttttgtcatgaccTCACATTGTCCAAGGTTGGAGCCCATATCCTTCTGAGGCCAGCCCCCTGCTTAATTATTTTCACCTTTTCATATTTTACTCCACACtaacatgaatgaaaatagtcaaaataaaaataatcagccTTAACTAGATCCACCAGATTGGATGAAAGGACACACATTGTTAACTCTCCATTTGAATTTCGTGTGAGGAGGAGCAAGGCTgttgcatccatccatgtcaTCCCCTGCTGATCCCTTGCCCCCCCACCTCATCCTCTTCTTCACAAACTATGAATACTGCTTCTGTTTGTAAAAATAGAATTTCCTTTGCCTaagaaaatattgtgttttcctTAGGAACACAATAGCTTAGCATCCTTATATGCATAGACCTGCTGGCAGCCACTCTGTGCTGTAGAAACACACAAAGGTAAATCAGCAACCAGGGCCCCAGCCATTTAAGCAgttggttgcttgaaataagaCAGCATTAGGGAATTGGGATGCTTGTAACTGAATAGCAATTGATAAAATGCTGTCGTTTTTTCCATTACACGAGTCCTCTCAGCAGTTATCAATTACAGACTACCACTACAAACTTATGTGACAAGCTGGCCTAACAGGGGGAGGATAAATTAAAATCCTGGAACATGAGCTTTAGAGAGAGGGATATGTGCTGTCTGTGagattttacttttaatgtgGCACTTTCAGCTATTTCAGCTCCAAATTGTTGGCTTCTAATCATATTTGAAATTTCTctgaatgttctttttttctgttgagTCATTTGaaattagagaaaaaaaagtaatatttcagtattgcACTCTAATGAGAGAAGGCCTATCTGCTCTCAGAATAATATGCTTTTAGGTCTGTTTAAGAGGATTATCCACATAAAAGCAGCCTTGTATATCTCTCGTGTGCACTAAAACTCTTGTTACCTGCTGTTGAGATGTATCTTACCAAATTCTGAACAAGGAtgaatgtagtagtagtatataatGTAGATATACTTATATATCTGTATTCCTGGGTGTACTATGGTTCCCTTTTTTCCACACTCATCATATCTCGGAAAAGTGGGATAAAACCTGTTGTTCACTAAAGTCAAGCCTGACGAGCGCCAGGTGTAGAAACACTTCATACACACAACATAATGAATATTCAGTTTTAAACATTGCATATTAAATGCATTTTCCGCACAGGGTATATTCATAATACacatgcagtgtttttttttttttagagagatGGAGTTAAACATCTCAAGTGACGTCTTTCTGCAGTTTGCCAGCCAGACAGGATGTTTCTCCAGCAGGCCCAAGTGTCTTCTGCTTCATTTAGTCTTGAACTGGCAAAGTTAAACTGAGCATTCTGCTAAACTTGTGCGTGCTCACCCAGTTACTTTTCACTAGAGAACACTAGAGTTGCTCACACAAAGCTGATAGCTAGTGTGAGCTGAAAATGCACAAATGCACATTAGTCGGCAATAATAGCTGCCCTAGACTTACTTAGTGCCCCCTGGATATACTTTACATCGCACAAGAGaggcattgaaaaaaaaatgtgcttttagGGAGAGAAAGGGCCATAGAAGGTGTAATGGCTGACAGCTAAATTATTCATGAATCTTGAAATAAATTTTGCACCACTGTGTATATCCATTGGGAAATATGTGCCGTTTGTATATATCATTGATTAGTCTTTTTAAAACTATACAAACCCAGTTTTGGGATTGAATGTGCATTACTAGTTTTATCtgcaatttctgaaaaaaatacatataataataataatttctgtcAAGACGTGCTGACCAGATGATAATTCTTGTGGCCCATTAAGCCTCGAGAGGTCTGGGACAGGCAGTGGTCTCTCTTTTGTTGCAAGCTGAAAGAAGAGCTCTGTAGCAGCTGCAATGATTTTTCCCCACATGGGGGTGGTAGCCACCACAagatgtgtgtgaaaacatatGCAAGTgctgtgtgtctgtctgtgtgaCAAGCAAACACCAAAAGACATGCTAAGCTGCAGAAAGGACCCCCATCTGAGCCCACAGGCCAGACAGCCACTTTCAATATAAGGATTTGTCCTGGCACCACTACTTTTCCTGTGCCAGATAGCTTCTAAAGGTtatcttgctgtttttttatggacTTTTTTGTGCAACTTCATTGTTCTCACTCGCTGTTTATGTTTaaacaacatacagtagttgaGTGTAAGAATTAGAACAAATGTTTAGCTGTCTGTTTGTAAAAGTAGGTTTTATTGCTGCCTTTTCCCTGATACATCCATGCAGTATGTTATGCAGTGACTGAGAGTCTGCTCATGATGACCTGGTTAGTAGTTAATATAAAATGAAAGCAATTGGCTGGGAACTACAGCCTGAGGCAGTCATCAGTGAAGGCGACTGATCTGTCCTTTTTGTCTATATTGAATacactatttattttatctGAACCGAAGGGCTAAAATATGATAATAACTGGAAATGAGGTGTGCAGTTTTGACAGTCATTTGACGGCAAATTGTTTGATGGGTGGAATTAGGATGTAGCCTCATTACAGTGTATGTTATTACCCGATGACCCTATTGTATTATGAAGATAAAGGCTGTGTAAAATTGGATTAACAGCTGTCTCAGTGTTTCCAGTAAGACGTTTCCAGTACAGGAATGGGATGGACTCACAATTGCATTgatgcaaaaatgacaaagcTGCAACTATACGTGGACGCGTTTAAGCAACTGAGCAGAAATATTGATGCATTTTATATGACTGTCATGTCTGAAATAGTGCGCGCATTCGTTGTAAGCTGCAAATATGGCAAAGCAAAGTTTTATGGGATATCAGGAACCGAATTGGAGCTGCACATAGAGATGCAGACAGACGCATTTTGCGGAGTTTGTACAGCTTGCTCTTGGTGCGCATCTCTGTTGGATGTGCGCTGCAACTCAACATGCACACCGGGGTGTCTTGACGAATGGTGGCGCCGGCAGGGTCCAAACCACCTTGTCTGTGCCCCCTCTAATCCTATCAAGTTTGTGTATTCGGTGATCAAAGCTCATATGGCCAATGCAAAGATAACGAGTCGTTAGAGGCGCAGCAGAAATTGAAGACATTTGCGTGCGTAAAGAGACGGTCTTGGTTTGGTTGCTGGGAGAAAAGCGAGTTaagggtttattttatttatttttaatcaccTCAATCGCCTCAAGTACCAAATCTTGCAGCCTGCGTTGTAGCAAAACTGTTAAAATCATCTTAAAGAGCGTGggttgtgaaaaaaaacctaattgCACATTTGTGTAAGGATATGTGCAACGTATGACTCCACTTTGAATTCCTTCACCCAGAGAGAAAGAAGACGCACTCCAGTCAAAACCACTTACCTCTAAACACAACCAAAAAAAGTAAAGTTACAGGTATCCTCTGAGGGGGGCACACGGCAGAGCGAAAAAAATAGTAATCCGATCCGAGTTAtgtggatttccaaaacggctcctctcactcactcacaatATTGAATGCATCTGTCGCAGTACTATGGTGTTTACTggtgcctctctctctctcacacacacacacacacattcgcaGTGCAAGTTGTGAAAGGACATCCGTGCACGGATTGATCCCAATAACAAATGTGGACTAGTGTTTGCCTCAAGCCTTGCTCCAGTAGAGCGCTGATGTCATCTGGAGGCGgggcttctctctctctcactcactgcgtgtgtctctctctctctctccaacaCCCTCTTCTTCAGCTACTACTGGGAAATATACATATAGGAGCCTTGCAGTACTGGGTGGCTGCACTAGGAGGAGTGGAggtaaggggaaaaaaagcaaatatactTGGTAGATATGTGCACTGGAGAAGAGTTGGTATGGACTGGCTGGAGAGACATGTTCTTAGGCTGAAAAAAAAGGCGTGGAGTGGGTGAAAAACAGAACTTTGTGTA
The window above is part of the Doryrhamphus excisus isolate RoL2022-K1 chromosome 20, RoL_Dexc_1.0, whole genome shotgun sequence genome. Proteins encoded here:
- the flrt3 gene encoding leucine-rich repeat transmembrane protein FLRT3, with translation MVRQCKAFILSLIRVGLLLGLANPLVTSASCPSACRCDETFIYCNDRGLTSIPTGLPLDATVLFLQNNRIKSSGIPTELRRLTNVEKIYLYCNNLDEFPTNLPLGLKELHLQENNIRMITHDSLAQIPYIEELHLDDNSVSAVSIEEGAFRDSNHLRLLFLSRNHLSTIPSGLPMSIEELRFEDNRISSISEQSLQDLINLKRLILDGNLLNNRGIGEMAFINLINLTELSLVRNSLTSPPANLPGTSLEKLQLQDNHINRVPPGAFAFLRQLYRLDLSGNNLSSLPQGVFEDLDNLTQLLLRNNPWQCTCRMKWVRDWLRSLPSKVNVRGFMCQGPDKVKGMALKDLSTDMFDCTDSELMPTYETSTVSNTLRPSQPQWPSFVTKRPAVKGPNMGKNYHGTTTAIGRKIIKISVKSSSADTIHISWRVSQPMTALRLSWLKLGHSPAFGSITETIVQGERTEYLLTALEPESSYRICMVPMETSNIYLSDETPVCIETETGTHKSYKPTTTLNREQEKEPYKNSSLPLAAIIGGAVALLAIIMLALVCWYVHRNGSIFSRNCTYNKGRRRKDDYAEAGTKKDNSILEIRETSFQMIPINHLPVSKEEFVIHTIFPPNGLSLYKSPHSENSINNRSYRDSGIPDSDYSHS